The following are encoded in a window of Brockia lithotrophica genomic DNA:
- a CDS encoding EAL domain-containing protein — MRQVVDETPVVIDGHTRSYFSSFLLFGLLTEDFLDYLKMDGPFVREAVKKPSFKNIVQAMTTVAAAFGKETVAEWVEDEAAFMLVKEIGVDHV, encoded by the coding sequence TTGCGGCAGGTCGTTGACGAAACCCCGGTCGTTATCGACGGTCATACTCGCTCATACTTTTCTTCTTTTTTGCTTTTCGGCCTTCTGACAGAGGATTTTCTCGACTATCTGAAGATGGACGGGCCTTTCGTGCGCGAGGCGGTGAAGAAACCTTCCTTCAAGAACATTGTCCAGGCGATGACCACCGTGGCCGCGGCCTTTGGCAAGGAGACGGTGGCCGAATGGGTGGAGGACGAGGCGGCTTTTATGCTGGTGAAAGAAATCGGGGTAGATCATGTCTAG